One Triticum dicoccoides isolate Atlit2015 ecotype Zavitan chromosome 4B, WEW_v2.0, whole genome shotgun sequence genomic window carries:
- the LOC119291097 gene encoding probable receptor-like serine/threonine-protein kinase At4g34500: MDAAGPPPAASADVGGGRSFIGLSTAAEAALAGAVVLLLVVAAASIAAYLARRRGGGAKPQSSRVDHALSSGSLLPTSTPKQKYAEVGAEVGTSSSDVASSSAAASSLESPVRKKLERISGGGAAPGVEMGWGRWYELEELEAATGGFREANVVGEGGYGTVYRGVLAGGEVVAVKNLFDHKGQAEQEFKVEVEAIGRVRHKHLAGLIGYCAEGPKRMLVYEFVENGNLEQWLHGDVGPVSPLTWEIRLKIAIGTAKGIAYLHEGLEPKVVHRDIKSSNILLDKKWNPKVSDFGMAKVLGSGSSYVTTRVMGTFGYVAPEYASTGMLNESSDIYSFGVLLMELISGRSPVDYNRPAGEVNLVEWFRGMVGSRRVEDLADPRIVPVPAPRVLNRVLLVCLRCIDSDAHKRPKMGQIVHMLEGDEFPFRTEHRSPRAAHRPSTNARTSLLAEKAGADDADKSTWR; this comes from the exons ATGGACGCCGCCGGCCCGCCGCCCGCGGCCTCCGCcgacgtcggcggcggcaggtccttCATCGGCCTGTCCACCGCCGCCGAGGCCGCGCTCGCGGGCGCCGTCGTCCTGCTCCTCGTCGTCGCGGCCGCGTCGATCGCCGCATACCTGGCGCGCCGGCGCGGGGGCGGGGCCAAGCCGCAGTCCTCGCGCGTCGACCACGCGCTCTCCTCCGGCTCGCTCCTCCCGACCTCCACGCCCAAGCAGAAGTACGCCGAGGTCGGGGCCGAGGTCGGCACGAGCTCCTCCGACGTGGCCAGCTCGTCCGCGGCGGCCAGCTCCCTGGAGTCGCCGGTGCGGAAGAAGCTGGAGAGGATCAGCGGAGGCGGAGCGGCGcccggggtggagatgggctgggggaGGTGGTATGAGCTGGAGGAGCTGGAGGCGGCCACGGGCGGGTTCCGCGAGGCGAACGTGGTCGGGGAGGGAGGCTACGGCACGGTGTACCGCGGCGTGCTTGCCGGCGGCGAGGTGGTCGCCGTCAAGAACCTCTTCGATCACAA GGGTCAGGCCGAGCAGGAATTCAAGGTGGAGGTTGAAGCCATCGGCAGAGTGAGGCACAAGCACCTCGCCGGCCTCATCGGTTACTGCGCAGAAGGGCCTAAACG GATGCTCGTGTACGAGTTTGTTGAGAACGGCAACTTGGAGCAGTGGCTGCACGGGGACGTCGGCCCCGTCAGCCCGCTGACATGGGAGATACGTTTGAAGATCGCCATCGGGACAGCCAAAGG TATTGCCTACTTGCACGAAGGGCTGGAGCCCAAGGTGGTGCACCGGGACATCAAGTCCAGCAACATCCTTCTGGACAAGAAATGGAACCCCAAGGTGTCCGACTTCGGCATGGCCAAGGTCCTCGGCTCCGGCTCCAGCTACGTGACGACCCGTGTGATGGGCACGTTCGG GTACGTGGCCCCGGAGTACGCCTCGACAGGGATGCTGAACGAGAGCAGCGACATCTACAGCTTCGGCGTGCTGCTGATGGAGCTCATCTCCGGGAGGAGCCCGGTGGACTACAACCGGCCGGCGGGCGAGGTGAACCTGGTGGAGTGGTTCAGGGGGATGGTGGGGAGCCGGCGCGTGGAGGACCTGGCGGACCCGCGCATCGTGCCGGTGCCGGCGCCCAGGGTGCTCAACCGGGTGCTGCTGGTGTGCCTCCGCTGCATCGACTCCGATGCGCACAAGCGGCCCAAGATGGGGCAGATCGTGCACATGCTCGAGGGCGACGAGTTCCCCTTCCGCACG GAGCACCGATCGCCGCGGGCGGCTCACCGGCCGTCGACCAACGCGCGGACGTCGCTTCTGGCCGAGAAGGCCGGAGCCGACGACGCCGACAAATCCACGTGGAGATGA